A window of the Cannabis sativa cultivar Pink pepper isolate KNU-18-1 chromosome X, ASM2916894v1, whole genome shotgun sequence genome harbors these coding sequences:
- the LOC133031897 gene encoding uncharacterized protein LOC133031897: MDAILERLAGVHTPVAPPAFTPSPPAPSLKVSSGAPPETIDLVDDEEVLPGEGQGKGWDFSEEAAEGAGDPQALPVVAEEDEESEVALIRKRKGKMIAQDEPKRPRRADTPAHGLDGGVSPMEENPAPPRIELTPIPGDEARQELRIAKHNYAMDEYSRGYADVEALRRILRAEVEASINHPEYHDPWNLNLDPLADWFRPLLGPTLAPFAAEMTGEFASQLTRCAPKRFATCASLNSIFQVQDLSHSLTVLAAEAGRLSKNIISHGFALSDFGDMNDVKKVLQDLTAERLIYQEAAERQEAAAKAKEERAKAREEEAIRREAQAEDMIQAEAQRRGRMEAHHQEELRAQTEAAEKARRDLREAREALDEMAAKVKSLEETHQSDIESKAALAAELKELRDYKDQSIRKAKRAELLSPVSCARCPKRFDDGVYMAWATNDQSIKLSFYPKPEDMIAKFREKKKRLDAELEARIGPRLPPRAD, translated from the exons atggatgccatcctggaacggctggctggggtccatactccggtggctcctccggctttcaccccctctcccccggccccttccttgaaggtttcttccggcgctcctcccgaaaccatcgacttggtggatgacgaggaggtgcttccgggagaaggccaggggaaaggatgggacttctcggaggaagccgccgagggtgctGGAGACCCTCAAGCTCtcccagtggtagcagaggaggacgaggagtcagaagtggctctgatccgcaagcgcaagggcaagatgattgcccaagacgagccgaagaggcctcggagggccgacactcccgctcatggcctagacggcggggtgtctccaatggaggaaaatcctgctcctcctcgcattgagcttaccccgattccgggggatgaggcgaggcaggagcttcgcatagccaagcacaactacgctatggacgagtactcccggggatatgccgatgtggaggcccttaggaggatcctgcgggcggaggttgaggcgagcattaaccatccggaatatcatgatccgtggaacctcaacctggatcctttggcagactggttccgtcccctccttgGGCCCACTCTGGCTCCTTTTGCtgcggaaatgaccggtgagttcgcctctcagcttacacgctgtgcgcccaagcggtttgccacttgtgcctctctgaactctatcttccaagtccaggacctcagccattccctcacagtg CTTGCAGCTGAGGCCggtcgcctctccaagaacatcataagccatggcttcgctctgtccgactttggggacatgaacgacgtcaagaaGGTCCTTCAAGACCTTACTGCGGAGAGGCtgatctaccaggaggccgccgagcgccaggaggctgcggccaaggctaaggaagagagggccaaggccagggaggaggaggctatccggagggaggctcaggcggaggacatgatccaggccgaggcccagcggagaggcaggatggaggcccatcatcaggaggagctgagggctcaaactgaggctgccgagaaggccaggcgggaccttcgggaggccagggaggctttggacgaaatggccgccaaggtgaagtctctagaggagactcaccagtcggatattgaatccaaggccgctctggctgcggagttgaaggagcttcgggactacaaagatcagtctattaggaaggccaagagggccgagctcctttctcccgtctcctgcGCCCgttgcccgaagcgctttgatgatggtgtctacatggcttgggccaccaacgatcagagcatcaagctttctttctatcccaaacccgaggacatgattgccaaatttcgggagaagaagaagagacttgatgctgagcttgaggcacggatcggacctcgtcttccgccacgggctgactga